A stretch of Chloroflexi bacterium ADurb.Bin180 DNA encodes these proteins:
- a CDS encoding Terminase-like family protein translates to MMTGLEIDLPPLHAGQREVRDHPARFKVVAAGRRWRKTSLGVLICTNLALRGKRAWWVGPTFPVASIGWRMLRHIAIQIPGVVIHESDRRIDYPGPGGWAQVKSAHDPDSLRGEGLDYAVMDECAFAAERAWTEGIRPALSDRLGGALFLSTPKGRNWFWQMWLRGQSNDDPEWKSWRFTTADNPNISGAEVEAAKRMLPESVFRQEFEAEFLEDAGSVFRKVTEAMTAQPAASAEGTRFGVDWGKHADFTCITVLDRSGQMIAWDRFNQIDYTVQTQRLKAMADVYKPSVIVAESNAMGEPIIEQLRRDNLPVVSFATTAASKAQMVEGLALAFEKGEIKILPEPVLVNELQAFEMTRLPGGGIRYAAPEGLHDDCVISLALAWWGTSRALTGSLMA, encoded by the coding sequence ATGATGACGGGGCTGGAAATTGATCTGCCACCTCTGCACGCCGGTCAACGAGAGGTGCGCGATCATCCGGCGCGATTCAAAGTTGTCGCTGCTGGCCGTCGCTGGCGCAAGACCTCTCTGGGCGTGCTGATATGCACGAACTTGGCGTTACGGGGCAAGCGGGCCTGGTGGGTAGGGCCGACGTTTCCCGTTGCGTCGATTGGCTGGAGGATGCTACGCCATATTGCAATTCAGATACCGGGCGTGGTGATTCACGAAAGCGATCGCAGGATAGACTACCCAGGGCCGGGTGGTTGGGCACAGGTCAAGTCGGCTCACGATCCCGACTCATTACGCGGCGAAGGGCTTGACTACGCGGTGATGGACGAATGTGCGTTTGCTGCTGAGCGGGCCTGGACAGAGGGCATACGCCCGGCATTGTCTGACCGGCTAGGCGGCGCGTTGTTTCTCAGTACACCGAAGGGCAGAAATTGGTTCTGGCAGATGTGGCTACGCGGCCAGTCTAACGATGATCCCGAGTGGAAGAGCTGGCGATTCACGACGGCAGATAATCCGAACATCAGTGGAGCAGAGGTCGAGGCAGCAAAGCGGATGCTCCCCGAAAGCGTGTTCCGGCAAGAGTTTGAGGCCGAGTTCTTGGAGGATGCCGGGTCAGTGTTCCGCAAGGTGACCGAGGCGATGACAGCACAACCGGCGGCATCGGCTGAGGGCACGCGCTTTGGCGTAGACTGGGGCAAGCACGCCGACTTTACGTGCATCACCGTCCTTGACCGCAGCGGGCAGATGATAGCATGGGACAGGTTCAATCAGATTGACTACACAGTCCAGACGCAACGGCTCAAGGCGATGGCAGACGTGTACAAGCCGTCGGTGATCGTGGCCGAGTCCAACGCGATGGGTGAGCCGATTATTGAGCAGCTACGGCGGGACAATCTGCCAGTCGTGAGCTTTGCGACTACGGCAGCGAGCAAGGCGCAGATGGTAGAGGGGCTTGCCCTGGCCTTTGAGAAGGGCGAGATCAAGATTCTGCCCGAGCCGGTATTGGTCAACGAATTGCAGGCTTTCGAGATGACGCGGCTGCCTGGTGGCGGGATTCGCTACGCAGCGCCGGAAGGGTTGCACGATGACTGTGTAATCAGCCTGGCGCTGGCATGGTGGGGCACGTCACGGGCGCTGACTGGGAGTCTCATGGCATGA
- a CDS encoding Phage portal protein: MRIQDRIKAALRAWKVGPGVADTWASTWGKSSDDYQPAEYVDYLATSNAVYVCANLRANLLSSLPVRLYRANSAGDETEVTQGELYELLKTPNPHYTLARLVKITELSLCLWGEAFWCLERGSAGRQLPKEVWWARADKMKVFPDPVNYISGFGYDSGGGDLIRFQPGEVVWLRFANPADEYEGLAPLAAARLAADVASSAMKSNKAIFDNGLQIGGILSPPKDQLFTEDQAKDLERDLTRRFQGTDKAHRVAVLRFQAEWQRPELTPADAQFSEALRFSLEEVARAFSVPLDFIGGQRTYENVDAANKAIWTHCILPEAHFVEDELNRQLVPLFPGVTRLEFDSSQVEALQEDRAELVQQMTALYQMGVPLNNLLDEYMPQLKPSAEGFEWGNDPAHKLNAPPAPIVVPPAPAAEKPAEAAPPSEPPAEPGRTIHKRAVKRIEYGSPEHHRLWSHFVRQASRWEEEVKRVVVALFERQRDSILDKMKARKQLEESELDKWFSVSYWVGESKKAIQAVLKRVVEDGGKDALELLGLDLSFDVTDPRVTAFITGRAQRFASLVTDTTWQLLKDTLNEGMKEGESIPELADRVRELMGDRIESSAETIARTEVIGASNGGTMEAWKQSGVVKGKTWLSALDDRTRGQDPKDEFNHYDCHGETVAIDEPFVGTNEDLMYPGDEAGSAGNVINCRCTMTAVLDIDWPEDEQ; the protein is encoded by the coding sequence ATGAGAATACAAGACAGAATCAAAGCGGCTCTGCGAGCGTGGAAAGTTGGGCCTGGCGTTGCCGATACCTGGGCGTCAACGTGGGGCAAGTCTAGCGACGACTACCAACCTGCCGAGTATGTGGACTACCTTGCCACGTCGAATGCGGTCTATGTCTGTGCCAACTTGCGGGCGAACCTATTGTCATCGTTGCCGGTGCGACTGTACCGCGCCAATAGCGCCGGGGATGAGACAGAGGTCACGCAGGGCGAGCTGTACGAACTGCTGAAGACGCCGAACCCGCACTACACGCTGGCACGCCTGGTCAAGATCACCGAGCTTTCGCTGTGTCTGTGGGGCGAGGCGTTTTGGTGTCTGGAGCGTGGGTCAGCAGGACGCCAGTTGCCGAAGGAAGTTTGGTGGGCGCGTGCTGACAAGATGAAGGTCTTCCCCGATCCTGTCAACTACATATCCGGCTTTGGCTACGACAGCGGCGGCGGCGACCTCATTCGTTTCCAGCCGGGCGAAGTCGTGTGGCTGCGCTTTGCCAATCCTGCTGACGAGTACGAAGGACTAGCGCCACTGGCTGCGGCAAGACTGGCAGCGGACGTGGCGTCATCGGCCATGAAGTCAAACAAGGCCATATTCGACAACGGCCTGCAGATCGGCGGCATCTTGTCACCGCCGAAGGATCAGCTGTTCACCGAGGACCAGGCCAAAGACCTGGAGCGCGACTTGACCAGGCGCTTTCAGGGAACGGACAAGGCGCACCGTGTAGCCGTGCTGCGCTTTCAGGCCGAGTGGCAGCGGCCAGAGTTGACGCCTGCTGACGCTCAATTCTCTGAGGCGCTGCGGTTCTCGCTCGAAGAGGTGGCGCGTGCGTTCTCTGTGCCGCTTGACTTCATAGGCGGCCAGCGCACCTATGAGAACGTCGACGCGGCAAACAAGGCGATTTGGACGCATTGCATCCTGCCAGAAGCGCACTTTGTCGAGGATGAGCTGAACCGTCAGCTTGTGCCGCTGTTTCCTGGCGTGACGCGGCTGGAGTTCGATAGTAGCCAGGTCGAGGCCTTGCAGGAAGACCGGGCTGAGTTGGTGCAGCAGATGACGGCGCTGTACCAGATGGGCGTGCCGCTCAACAATCTGCTAGACGAGTATATGCCGCAACTGAAGCCGAGCGCCGAGGGCTTTGAGTGGGGCAACGATCCCGCGCACAAGCTCAACGCGCCTCCAGCGCCGATTGTCGTGCCGCCTGCTCCTGCGGCTGAGAAGCCAGCCGAGGCAGCACCGCCGTCTGAGCCGCCCGCCGAGCCTGGGCGCACGATACACAAGCGGGCAGTCAAGCGCATTGAGTACGGCTCGCCCGAGCATCATCGTCTGTGGTCGCATTTTGTCCGACAGGCGTCGCGTTGGGAAGAAGAGGTCAAGCGCGTAGTCGTTGCCCTATTCGAGCGACAGCGCGACAGTATTCTGGACAAAATGAAAGCCCGCAAGCAGCTCGAAGAGAGTGAGCTTGACAAGTGGTTCTCTGTATCCTACTGGGTAGGCGAGAGCAAAAAGGCGATTCAAGCCGTGCTCAAGCGCGTAGTCGAAGATGGCGGCAAGGACGCGCTGGAATTGCTAGGGCTTGACCTGTCGTTTGACGTGACTGACCCACGGGTGACGGCGTTCATCACGGGCCGGGCGCAGCGGTTCGCATCCCTAGTGACTGACACGACCTGGCAACTGCTCAAGGACACGCTCAACGAAGGAATGAAGGAAGGCGAGAGCATCCCAGAGCTGGCCGACAGGGTGCGCGAACTCATGGGCGACAGGATCGAATCGAGCGCCGAGACGATAGCCCGCACCGAGGTCATCGGGGCGTCCAACGGCGGCACAATGGAAGCCTGGAAACAGTCAGGCGTGGTCAAGGGCAAGACGTGGCTGAGCGCACTCGATGACAGGACACGCGGCCAAGACCCCAAAGACGAGTTCAATCACTACGACTGTCACGGTGAGACGGTAGCCATTGACGAGCCGTTTGTCGGTACAAACGAAGACCTGATGTACCCAGGCGACGAGGCGGGATCGGCAGGGAACGTGATCAACTGCCGCTGCACGATGACCGCTGTCCTGGACATTGACTGGCCGGAAGATGAGCAATAA